One genomic window of Quercus robur chromosome 6, dhQueRobu3.1, whole genome shotgun sequence includes the following:
- the LOC126732714 gene encoding patatin-like protein 1, with protein MATGFAKGKMVTVLSIDGGGIRGIIPGTLLSFLESKLQEFDGPNARIADYFDVVAGTSTGGLVTAMLTAPDKDKQPMYAAKDIINFYLENCPKIFPQSRQKNFVSSVTSWFGAVMRPKYDGKYLRSLTNGLLGNLTVKQTLTDVIIPTFNIKLLQPVIFSTNDAKLNELKNARLADICIGTSAAPTFLPAHYFETKNAEGKTRSFDLIDGAVAANNPTMMAITQIRKEMLMQSFELPDIKPTDYSKRMLVLSLGTGEAKREEKYTAAKVSKWGWFRWFRYNGANPLINVYAEASSDMVDIHVSTLFQAIGCKKNYLRIQDDTLTGDASSVDIATTENLQRLVEIGKELLKRPVSRVNLETGRFEKIEGEGTNEEALTYFAKLLAEERKLRQDKWELSRNIISV; from the exons ATGGCGACTGGTTTTGCAAAGGGAAAGATGGTGACTGTGTTGAGCATTGATGGTGGTGGCATTAGAGGCATTATTCCTGGAACCCTCTTAAGCTTTCTTGAATCCAAGCTTCAG GAATTCGACGGGCCCAATGCAAGAATTGCAGATTATTTCGACGTAGTTGCAGGAACAAGTACAGGTGGGCTAGTAACAGCCATGCTTACAGCTCCAGACAAAGACAAACAGCCCATGTATGCTGCAAAGGACATCATCAACTTCTATTTGGAGAACTGTCCCAAGATTTTTCCCCAGAGCAG GCAGAAAAATTTTGTGAGTTCAGTGACAAGCTGGTTTGGTGCGGTGATGCGGCCCAAGTATGATGGGAAATACCTGCGGTCATTGACAAACGGGCTACTTGGCAACCTAACTGTGAAACAGACTCTAACAGATGTGATCATTCCAACCTTTAATATCAAACTCCTTCAGCCAGTGATCTTTTCGACCAATGAT GCAAAGCTAAATGAATTGAAGAACGCTAGGCTAGCAGATATTTGCATCGGCACCTCTGCAGCACCCACTTTTCTTCCAGCACACTATTTCGAGACAAAAAATGCAGAGGGAAAAACTCGCAGTTTTGATCTCATTGATGGTGCGGTTGCTGCAAATAATCCT ACGATGATGGCCATAACCCAAATTAGGAAAGAAATGTTGATGCAAAGCTTTGAGTTACCTGACATAAAACCAACGGATTACAGTAAGAGAATGCTAGTTCTATCATTGGGCACAGGTGAGGCCAAGCGTGAAGAGAAGTATACAGCAGCCAAAGTCTCAAAATGGGGATGGTTTAGATGGTTTAGATACAATGGTGCAAATCCATTGATCAACGTATATGCAGAGGCAAGTTCTGATATGGTCGACATTCATGTGTCCACACTCTTCCAAGCCATTGGTTGCAAGAAAAACTACCTCCGTATTCAG GATGATACATTAACTGGAGATGCCTCCTCTGTTGATATTGCTACCACGGAGAATCTGCAAAGGCTTGTGGAGATTGGAAAGGAGCTATTGAAGAGGCCAGTGTCAAGAGTCAATTTGGAAACTGGCaggtttgagaaaattgagGGCGAGGGTACTAATGAAGAAGCTCTTACCTACTTTGCCAAACTACTTGCCGAGGAAAGGAAGCTTCGGCAAGACAAATGGGAGTTATCGAGGAATATTATTTCTGTATGA